A DNA window from uncultured Methanoregula sp. contains the following coding sequences:
- the brxD gene encoding BREX system ATP-binding protein BrxD, which produces MNIPEPERMDRRKVESINIINALRRGTVPAGGLDRIAVGLDVEEGVIAKQLDYVAEGGGDAKFIRGEYGSGKTFLVARALEIARTRGFVTSQIVISSQTPLYRLRGIYQQICAGLRTREEEHALKTILDTWIFSLEEKILSVTTSGQSDAELETLTEREIEAALSVISEMNSSLAAVLRTYYRSNNAGDFQTAQAALGWISAEPNIGRDLKQKAGIRGDIDESIAFTFLRGLLEIIHGAGYRGLAIAVDEMETTQGLQRSQREKGYHTLVQVIDALDRGDMPRCYFLFTGTPALYDGSRGIRSVPPLYDRISVTQDENFRNPRQPQIHLAKFDTGKLELVALKVMDVYAQAYTEPDRERISHRFIRAMIQKITTRFGGRVDIIPRIFLKEFVDILDKCELYDDYNPAGTYDFDAEHLKGELTQEEEAVMVVRF; this is translated from the coding sequence ATGAATATACCGGAACCTGAACGGATGGACCGGCGCAAAGTCGAGAGCATCAATATCATCAATGCCCTCCGGCGCGGGACGGTGCCGGCCGGCGGGCTCGATCGGATCGCGGTCGGGCTGGATGTCGAAGAGGGTGTTATCGCAAAACAGCTCGATTATGTTGCCGAGGGCGGGGGCGATGCGAAGTTCATCCGGGGCGAGTACGGCAGCGGCAAGACTTTCCTCGTGGCCCGGGCCCTCGAAATCGCACGGACGAGAGGGTTTGTCACATCCCAGATCGTGATATCTTCCCAGACCCCGCTCTACCGTCTCCGGGGGATCTACCAGCAGATCTGCGCCGGCCTGCGGACCCGGGAAGAAGAGCATGCCCTCAAGACGATCCTCGACACCTGGATCTTCTCCCTTGAAGAGAAGATCCTTTCGGTGACAACGAGCGGGCAGTCCGATGCCGAGCTCGAAACCTTAACAGAACGGGAGATCGAGGCGGCCCTCTCGGTCATCTCCGAGATGAACTCCTCGCTTGCGGCAGTCCTCCGCACGTATTACCGGTCCAACAATGCCGGGGATTTCCAGACCGCACAGGCAGCGCTCGGGTGGATCTCGGCCGAGCCCAATATCGGCCGGGATCTCAAACAGAAAGCAGGAATCCGGGGCGATATTGACGAATCCATCGCGTTTACATTCCTGCGGGGTCTTCTTGAGATCATCCATGGCGCCGGTTACCGGGGGCTCGCCATCGCGGTCGACGAGATGGAAACCACCCAGGGACTCCAGCGCAGCCAGCGCGAGAAGGGATACCATACGCTCGTCCAGGTAATCGATGCGCTGGACCGGGGGGATATGCCGCGCTGCTACTTCCTGTTCACAGGGACACCGGCCCTGTACGACGGGTCCCGGGGAATCCGATCGGTCCCCCCGCTCTATGACCGGATCAGCGTGACCCAGGACGAGAATTTCCGGAACCCGCGCCAGCCCCAGATCCACCTTGCCAAATTCGACACCGGGAAACTGGAACTGGTTGCCCTCAAGGTCATGGACGTGTACGCCCAGGCGTACACCGAGCCGGACCGGGAGCGGATCTCCCACCGGTTTATCCGGGCCATGATCCAGAAGATCACCACGCGCTTTGGCGGACGGGTGGATATCATCCCGAGGATCTTCTTGAAGGAATTCGTGGATATCCTCGACAAATGCGAACTCTACGATGATTACAACCCCGCCGGGACCTATGATTTCGATGCCGAACACCTCAAAGGTGAGCTCACCCAGGAGGAAGAGGCCGTGATGGTGGTCAGGTTCTAA